One genomic window of Sphingobacterium oryzagri includes the following:
- a CDS encoding AI-2E family transporter → MIRFFALPFYIKLACTLISIIALGYIAHIGQTIIVPLILGSLFSLLLVPACNWLERKLKFHRTLAAIVALLIFFGLIGGVFTMLGSQLSLLKDDWPAFEHQIMDGFHVFQGWVHQTFGVAQTEQMEYLTNTVSKSISQGTAIVGIALISLSSLLILFVFTFLYAFFILIYRGHIVRFLLLVNRTEHHLIVMDIVQQIQYVVKKYLIGLVLQMLIVAVLTFIALSIVGVKYSVMLALITGVFNVLPYIGIFVSMLVIALITFATSSITHVLLVVLALILVHLVDSNFVVPKIVGSKVKVNSLFAMMAIIVGEMIWGISGMFLAIPILAICKILFDRIRDLKAWGFLLGEEEKGNENFKKLLDDLNIFRKKGSS, encoded by the coding sequence ATGATTAGATTTTTCGCACTACCTTTTTATATCAAACTGGCATGCACGCTAATTTCTATTATTGCCTTAGGCTATATTGCACATATCGGGCAAACCATTATTGTACCGTTGATTTTGGGAAGTTTATTTTCGCTTCTGCTGGTTCCTGCGTGTAACTGGCTTGAACGAAAGCTTAAATTTCATCGTACGCTGGCGGCAATAGTTGCCCTGTTAATTTTTTTCGGATTGATTGGTGGCGTCTTCACGATGTTAGGCTCGCAGCTGAGCCTGCTAAAAGATGATTGGCCAGCCTTCGAACATCAGATTATGGATGGTTTTCATGTCTTCCAAGGTTGGGTGCATCAGACATTTGGCGTTGCCCAGACCGAGCAGATGGAATATCTCACCAACACCGTTTCTAAATCGATCAGTCAAGGAACGGCAATCGTGGGTATCGCGCTAATTTCCCTCTCCTCGCTCTTGATACTGTTTGTCTTTACGTTTTTGTACGCGTTTTTTATCTTAATTTACCGCGGTCATATTGTCCGGTTCTTGTTATTGGTCAACCGTACCGAGCATCACCTGATCGTGATGGATATTGTTCAGCAAATTCAATACGTTGTTAAGAAATACCTTATCGGATTAGTGTTGCAGATGTTAATCGTGGCTGTACTAACATTTATCGCCCTAAGCATTGTGGGCGTGAAGTATAGTGTTATGTTAGCCCTGATAACTGGCGTCTTTAACGTTTTGCCGTATATCGGAATTTTCGTTTCTATGCTGGTTATTGCGCTGATTACCTTTGCCACGTCGTCTATCACACACGTGCTGCTTGTCGTATTAGCATTGATTCTCGTGCATTTAGTCGATAGCAACTTTGTCGTGCCGAAAATTGTCGGTTCCAAGGTAAAGGTGAATTCGCTTTTTGCCATGATGGCCATCATTGTTGGTGAAATGATCTGGGGCATATCAGGCATGTTTTTAGCGATTCCGATTTTAGCCATTTGTAAGATTTTGTTTGATCGTATTCGGGATTTGAAAGCCTGGGGTTTTCTGTTGGGTGAAGAGGAAAAGGGGAATGAAAACTTTAAGAAATTACTGGACGATCTCAATATTTTCAGAAAAAAGGGATCAAGTTAG
- a CDS encoding helix-turn-helix domain-containing protein: MHGEETYRKEYGGQVAKYLKAFGLTEEDLGKLINSSSDNVRDIVSGRVGLSLGKMIKIANVFSVHYYHFADPSYPLPEERHLSRNTKTKIAKRKSIGVTARDRTGFLAAELDRLIGDGSFHSPKTAKAIHNLMDRSLSERSATEITNLLNKAPRNKVIVKLPYKLQKENLYIHKDFESAYLELDTSQLSMHF; encoded by the coding sequence ATGCACGGAGAAGAAACGTATCGAAAAGAATATGGAGGGCAAGTGGCCAAATACCTGAAAGCATTTGGACTGACGGAAGAAGATCTGGGCAAACTGATCAATTCCAGTTCAGATAATGTGCGCGACATTGTATCTGGCCGGGTGGGTTTAAGCTTGGGCAAGATGATAAAAATTGCGAATGTTTTTTCTGTGCATTACTATCATTTTGCTGATCCATCTTATCCTTTGCCCGAAGAAAGGCATTTGTCGAGAAATACCAAAACAAAAATAGCAAAACGTAAAAGCATCGGCGTTACGGCACGTGATCGAACAGGTTTTCTGGCAGCTGAACTCGATCGGCTTATTGGCGACGGCTCGTTCCACAGTCCGAAAACAGCAAAAGCTATCCATAATCTGATGGATCGTAGCTTAAGTGAGCGCAGTGCTACCGAAATAACCAACTTGCTCAATAAAGCGCCACGCAATAAAGTGATTGTGAAACTGCCCTATAAGCTCCAAAAAGAAAATCTCTACATACACAAAGATTTCGAGTCTGCTTACCTCGAGTTGGACACTTCGCAATTGTCCATGCATTTTTAG
- a CDS encoding biliverdin-producing heme oxygenase: MMLSQYIKENTTAAHQKLEGTVVRQLKAIRSNADYAEVLKHFYAYFKAVEEAIAPFITANVLPDYAERRNSSHIKDDIIALGGQVDDLPASSAPAINHTLAALSALYVLEGSIMGGPYIVQMLNKYGITTGTSFFSGYGSETGKFWGAFTAVLNKFGEDPASHAEAAAIANETFAKFGDVFAATAIEK; the protein is encoded by the coding sequence ATGATGTTAAGTCAATATATTAAAGAAAATACCACAGCTGCCCATCAGAAATTGGAAGGAACAGTTGTACGCCAACTAAAAGCAATCCGTTCGAATGCGGATTACGCAGAGGTTTTGAAGCACTTTTACGCGTATTTTAAAGCCGTAGAAGAAGCTATTGCCCCCTTTATCACAGCCAATGTACTTCCAGACTATGCAGAACGCAGAAACTCGAGCCATATTAAAGACGATATCATCGCGCTGGGCGGCCAGGTAGACGATCTGCCGGCGAGCAGCGCACCAGCTATCAATCATACATTGGCAGCGCTATCCGCGTTGTATGTGTTGGAGGGATCTATTATGGGCGGTCCATATATTGTGCAGATGCTGAACAAATACGGCATCACGACGGGCACTTCATTCTTTTCCGGTTATGGATCAGAAACTGGTAAGTTTTGGGGCGCGTTTACGGCCGTTTTAAATAAATTCGGTGAAGACCCGGCTTCACATGCAGAAGCAGCTGCTATTGCCAACGAAACGTTTGCTAAATTTGGCGATGTTTTTGCAGCGACAGCTATCGAAAAATAG
- a CDS encoding PQQ-dependent sugar dehydrogenase, translated as MKTLAKLLLKGSILCSLPFTFVVGFTACQSDNIGEDTIALGPPVETNPPNTDYTPAFVGQTRAPGIMTTAMYQATVINDELSNPWGIASLPDGRLLITQKAGTLRIATPTGELSAPITGLPAVNAAGQGGLLGLCIDPNFASNRMIYWVFSENQSGGTLTAVAKGKLSEDESSVEDARVIYRATPAFAGNLHYGGRIVFDKEGYLFVSTGERSSTVTRPQAQEVNSALGKVLRLTTDGSAAPGNPFVGQGGARAELYSIGHRNPQGLAIHPQTGELWQGEHGPRGGDELNKIEAGANYGWPTITYGIEYSGAVIGDGIQQLEGMQQPVYYWDPVVSPSGMTFYHHSHLTEWSNDLFICSLSETHIIRLKIANNRVVGEERLLSGEGQRFRDIAQGTDGALYAVTDQGRLYRIY; from the coding sequence ATGAAAACTCTTGCGAAACTACTTTTAAAAGGCTCGATACTCTGCTCGCTGCCTTTTACGTTCGTTGTAGGCTTCACCGCTTGTCAATCGGATAATATCGGCGAAGATACCATTGCCTTAGGGCCGCCTGTAGAAACAAACCCTCCGAATACGGATTACACGCCAGCGTTCGTCGGACAAACCCGTGCGCCAGGCATCATGACGACAGCCATGTATCAGGCTACGGTGATCAACGACGAATTATCCAATCCCTGGGGAATAGCCAGTTTGCCGGATGGTCGGTTATTAATTACGCAAAAAGCAGGAACTTTACGTATTGCTACGCCAACAGGCGAGTTGAGTGCGCCGATTACAGGTTTGCCGGCTGTAAATGCTGCCGGGCAGGGCGGTCTTCTGGGTTTGTGCATTGATCCTAATTTTGCTAGCAACCGGATGATCTATTGGGTTTTTTCTGAAAATCAATCGGGTGGAACACTCACAGCCGTGGCCAAGGGAAAATTAAGCGAAGACGAGTCATCCGTAGAAGATGCCAGAGTAATCTATCGCGCTACACCAGCCTTTGCCGGCAATCTACATTACGGTGGCCGTATTGTATTTGATAAAGAAGGCTATTTATTTGTCAGCACGGGCGAACGATCTTCAACTGTTACACGGCCACAAGCGCAAGAAGTAAATTCCGCATTGGGGAAAGTTTTACGGCTGACGACAGACGGTAGTGCAGCGCCTGGAAATCCCTTTGTCGGGCAAGGTGGAGCTCGCGCAGAGTTGTATTCCATTGGTCACCGGAACCCGCAGGGATTAGCGATCCATCCGCAAACTGGCGAGCTGTGGCAGGGCGAGCACGGGCCGCGCGGTGGCGATGAGTTAAATAAGATTGAAGCGGGCGCCAATTATGGCTGGCCTACGATAACCTACGGTATTGAATATAGCGGCGCCGTTATTGGCGATGGAATTCAACAACTGGAAGGCATGCAGCAACCTGTATATTATTGGGATCCGGTTGTTTCGCCTAGTGGAATGACTTTTTACCATCACAGTCACTTAACCGAATGGTCGAATGACTTGTTTATCTGCTCGTTGAGTGAAACGCATATTATTCGACTTAAAATAGCAAACAATCGCGTAGTCGGGGAGGAGCGTTTGCTCAGCGGCGAAGGTCAACGCTTTCGCGATATCGCGCAAGGCACCGATGGCGCGCTGTATGCGGTAACTGATCAGGGCAGATTGTATCGTATATACTAA
- a CDS encoding sugar phosphate isomerase/epimerase family protein — protein MKTIKGPAIFLAQFMDDTAPFNNLDIIGDWLAGIGYKAVQIPTWDSRCIDLENAASSKTYADELLGGLAAKGLSITELSVHLQSQLVATHPAYDKMFDGFAPAQYHNNPTERTAWAERQVRLAAQASANLGLHTLAAFSGALLWHTVYPWPQRPNGLVDTGFKELAKRWLPLLDVCDEYGVDIAFELHPGEDLHDGITFERFLDAVGGHKRANILYDPSHFVLQQLDYLQFIDFYHERIKAFHVKDAEFLPNGKSGVYGGYQDWIDRPGRFRSLGDGQVDFKGIFSKLSRYGFDRWAVIEWECCIKDPVQGAQEGVPFVNQHIIEVTKKTFDDFANAGADEQLNKHILGLS, from the coding sequence ATGAAAACAATCAAAGGTCCAGCTATTTTCTTAGCACAATTTATGGATGACACCGCTCCATTTAATAACCTCGATATCATCGGAGACTGGCTTGCCGGAATTGGTTACAAAGCGGTACAGATTCCAACATGGGATAGTAGATGTATTGATCTTGAAAACGCGGCCAGCAGCAAAACCTATGCGGATGAATTGCTTGGCGGATTGGCGGCAAAAGGCCTCTCCATTACCGAGCTTTCCGTACATCTGCAAAGTCAGCTCGTTGCTACACATCCCGCTTATGACAAGATGTTTGATGGTTTCGCTCCGGCGCAATACCATAACAATCCGACCGAGCGAACAGCATGGGCCGAGCGGCAAGTACGGCTAGCGGCGCAAGCGTCTGCCAATCTTGGTTTGCATACTTTAGCTGCTTTTTCTGGCGCGCTCTTGTGGCACACCGTATATCCGTGGCCACAACGTCCAAACGGACTTGTCGATACCGGATTTAAAGAATTAGCCAAACGGTGGCTGCCCTTGTTAGATGTTTGTGATGAATATGGTGTGGATATCGCTTTCGAACTACATCCTGGTGAAGATCTGCATGATGGCATCACGTTTGAGCGATTTTTAGATGCTGTCGGTGGACATAAACGAGCCAATATTCTATACGATCCAAGTCACTTCGTACTGCAACAACTCGATTATTTGCAGTTTATTGATTTCTATCACGAGCGGATCAAAGCCTTCCATGTGAAAGATGCAGAATTTCTCCCTAATGGCAAATCAGGTGTATATGGTGGTTACCAGGATTGGATCGACCGTCCGGGGCGTTTTCGATCTTTAGGTGATGGGCAGGTGGATTTCAAAGGAATTTTTAGCAAACTCTCCCGATATGGTTTTGATCGCTGGGCGGTTATCGAATGGGAATGCTGCATAAAAGATCCGGTACAGGGAGCTCAAGAAGGCGTGCCTTTTGTGAATCAGCATATTATTGAAGTAACGAAAAAAACTTTTGATGATTTTGCTAACGCTGGGGCGGACGAACAGCTAAACAAGCACATTCTCGGTCTTTCATAA
- a CDS encoding M16 family metallopeptidase — MKKIFRTTVLVSLFFICSGTFAQEKKFEWKEGNEGGYRYAYVNNDPTNARFYTLKNGLTVILSPSKKKPRIQTYIATKAGSKTDPQEHTGLAHYLEHMLFKGTDKFGSLDWEKEKPLLDQIDALYEQYNATSDEVERKAIYKEIDRVSGEAAKFAIPNEYDKLMSNMGAEGTNAFTSFEQTVYTEDIPNNVVDKYLTVQAERFRNPTLRLFHTELESVYEEKNIGLDNDSRQAVETMFEAIFPNNNYGKQTVIGTIEHLKNPSLKAIREYYNTYYVPNNMGIIMSGDFDPSEVIAKIDKAFSYMQPKDIPAYHIDPEKPIEAPIVREVKGPNAEFIFLGFRFPGATSDDAQLLNLMGRILTNGSAGLIDLNLVKSQKLLSAAAYPYVLKDYSLLILEGNATQGQSLDDVRSLLLGQLQKLRNGEFSDDLISSIINNEKKALILQNESYKDRAEQLMNTFITGVDWAKEIGYVDRLSTITKQDIVDFANKYLNDQNYVAVYKKQGVDNSIVKVEKPTITPITMNRSDQSAFLQTVNALPEESIEPVWLDYEKDIARGKLDDLDVLAVQNKDNAIFSVTYQFPIGKWNNKLLPLAAGYIRLLGTKDKSSEQFSKEFFNLASNFSVSAGNEETYISTSGLDENFNKIVLLLHDLLRNAAADEPALEAYIARVKKSRTDMKDNKGAILQGLISYARYGANNPFNYVLSDEELDAVKAADLVQILHDFANIKHTILYYGPREVKQLVTTLPTLKLSKGAYKSVDTSVVFKELPTDKKQVLFSHYDMKQAQVFWVRNSGAYDSAKEPIISLFNSYFGDGMGSIVFQTIRESKALAYSTYAFLAKPGKKENQYSANAFIGTQTDKFNEAIAGMNSLLDSLPESPVALETAKVSLMKSIASERITDADILNSYLSAKKLGLDTDIRKSVYEKAPKLGYADLKAFHEKEWSQKPYVYCIVGDREALTQEQLTEIGETKTLSLKEIFGY, encoded by the coding sequence ATGAAGAAGATTTTTAGAACGACCGTGTTGGTATCGTTATTTTTCATCTGTAGCGGCACTTTCGCACAAGAAAAAAAATTTGAGTGGAAAGAAGGAAATGAAGGGGGCTATCGATACGCCTATGTCAACAATGACCCTACAAACGCACGTTTTTACACGTTGAAAAACGGGCTGACTGTGATTTTAAGTCCGAGTAAGAAAAAACCGCGTATACAAACCTATATCGCGACCAAAGCAGGAAGCAAAACGGATCCGCAGGAACACACCGGACTAGCGCATTACCTGGAGCACATGCTTTTCAAAGGAACAGATAAATTTGGATCGCTGGATTGGGAAAAAGAAAAGCCATTGCTGGATCAAATTGACGCCCTTTATGAGCAATACAACGCGACCAGCGATGAAGTGGAACGCAAGGCTATTTATAAAGAGATTGACCGCGTATCGGGTGAAGCGGCTAAATTTGCGATTCCGAATGAATACGATAAGTTAATGAGCAACATGGGCGCCGAAGGCACCAATGCTTTTACCTCCTTCGAGCAAACCGTGTATACCGAGGATATCCCGAATAATGTTGTAGATAAGTACCTCACGGTACAGGCCGAACGATTCCGCAATCCGACGCTTAGGTTGTTTCATACCGAATTAGAATCGGTTTATGAAGAGAAAAATATTGGTTTGGATAATGATAGCCGCCAAGCCGTTGAAACGATGTTTGAGGCTATTTTTCCCAATAACAACTATGGTAAACAAACGGTTATTGGTACTATTGAGCATTTAAAAAATCCTTCACTAAAAGCAATTCGCGAATACTACAATACCTATTATGTGCCCAATAATATGGGAATTATTATGTCAGGAGATTTCGACCCTTCGGAAGTCATCGCGAAAATCGACAAAGCTTTTTCTTACATGCAGCCAAAGGATATTCCCGCGTATCATATTGATCCGGAGAAGCCAATTGAAGCACCTATTGTACGCGAAGTAAAGGGGCCAAATGCGGAATTTATCTTCTTAGGATTCCGTTTTCCGGGAGCAACAAGCGATGACGCGCAGCTGCTCAACCTGATGGGGCGAATTTTAACCAATGGATCGGCCGGTTTAATTGATCTGAATCTAGTAAAGTCACAGAAATTGTTGAGCGCAGCGGCTTATCCTTATGTATTGAAAGATTATTCGTTATTGATTTTAGAAGGAAATGCGACACAAGGCCAGTCGCTAGATGATGTACGCTCGCTCTTGCTTGGTCAACTGCAGAAATTGCGCAATGGAGAGTTTTCGGACGATCTCATCAGCTCCATTATTAACAATGAAAAGAAGGCACTTATTTTACAAAACGAAAGTTATAAAGATCGTGCAGAGCAATTAATGAACACGTTTATAACCGGTGTTGACTGGGCAAAAGAGATCGGCTATGTCGACCGCTTGTCGACCATCACCAAGCAAGATATTGTTGACTTTGCGAATAAATACCTCAACGATCAAAACTATGTGGCGGTGTACAAAAAGCAAGGTGTGGACAATAGTATCGTTAAGGTAGAAAAGCCTACGATCACGCCAATTACAATGAATCGTAGCGATCAATCAGCATTTTTACAAACCGTCAACGCACTTCCGGAAGAATCTATCGAACCGGTTTGGTTAGACTACGAAAAAGATATCGCTCGCGGCAAATTGGACGATCTGGATGTGCTTGCTGTTCAGAATAAAGACAACGCTATTTTCAGCGTGACGTATCAATTTCCTATTGGAAAATGGAATAACAAGCTGTTGCCACTCGCAGCAGGATATATCAGACTATTAGGTACAAAAGACAAAAGTAGCGAGCAATTTAGCAAAGAGTTTTTTAATCTGGCTTCTAATTTCTCTGTTTCGGCTGGCAATGAAGAAACCTACATCTCCACATCTGGCCTTGATGAAAACTTTAATAAAATTGTACTGCTGCTGCATGATTTGCTGCGGAATGCTGCTGCCGATGAGCCTGCGTTGGAAGCTTATATTGCCCGTGTAAAAAAATCGCGTACAGACATGAAAGATAACAAAGGCGCGATTTTGCAAGGCTTAATCAGTTATGCACGTTACGGCGCTAATAATCCATTTAATTACGTACTTTCCGACGAAGAGCTTGATGCCGTAAAGGCTGCTGATCTTGTGCAAATATTGCATGATTTTGCGAATATAAAGCATACCATACTGTATTACGGACCGCGTGAGGTAAAGCAGCTCGTGACGACGTTGCCAACATTGAAGCTTAGCAAAGGCGCGTACAAGAGCGTTGACACAAGTGTAGTGTTTAAAGAGCTTCCTACCGATAAAAAACAGGTCTTGTTTTCACATTACGATATGAAGCAGGCGCAAGTATTTTGGGTACGCAACTCGGGGGCTTACGATAGCGCAAAAGAGCCCATAATTTCGTTGTTCAACAGCTATTTTGGCGACGGCATGGGAAGCATTGTATTTCAAACTATACGAGAGTCTAAAGCCCTGGCGTACTCCACGTATGCATTTTTGGCAAAACCTGGCAAAAAAGAAAACCAGTATTCGGCGAATGCTTTCATCGGCACGCAAACAGACAAATTTAACGAGGCTATTGCTGGTATGAATAGTTTGTTGGATTCCCTTCCAGAATCGCCGGTAGCATTGGAAACAGCCAAAGTAAGCTTGATGAAATCCATCGCAAGTGAGCGTATTACCGATGCGGATATCCTAAATAGTTACCTAAGTGCCAAAAAGCTAGGTCTTGATACCGATATCAGAAAATCTGTATATGAAAAAGCGCCTAAACTGGGCTATGCCGACTTGAAAGCTTTTCATGAGAAGGAGTGGAGTCAAAAACCTTATGTTTACTGCATCGTAGGAGATCGCGAAGCACTTACCCAAGAGCAGTTAACAGAAATAGGAGAGACGAAGACCCTATCATTGAAAGAAATTTTTGGTTATTAA